The Pedobacter roseus genome contains a region encoding:
- a CDS encoding ArsR/SmtB family transcription factor, translating into MNTCKRIFADQGQINNCKELLNGSDGLFSDLSGLLALAGNEVRLKILFMLNREGELCPCDLSDILEMTIPAISQHLRKLKDGNMVHQRKSGQTIFYSIKGSQLGLLQPFFDQLQKPISIQI; encoded by the coding sequence ATGAATACCTGTAAAAGAATTTTCGCTGACCAAGGCCAGATCAATAACTGTAAAGAGTTATTAAACGGAAGCGATGGGCTTTTTTCTGACCTCTCGGGCTTATTGGCCCTCGCCGGAAACGAGGTCAGGCTAAAGATACTGTTCATGCTGAACAGGGAAGGCGAACTTTGTCCCTGCGACCTTAGCGATATATTGGAAATGACTATACCTGCAATATCGCAGCACCTTCGAAAGCTGAAGGATGGAAATATGGTCCACCAAAGAAAATCGGGCCAGACTATATTCTATTCTATCAAAGGCAGCCAGCTTGGACTGTTACAACCATTTTTCGATCAACTTCAAAAACCTATATCTATACAGATATGA